The following are from one region of the Mycolicibacterium diernhoferi genome:
- a CDS encoding cutinase family protein, producing the protein MSRCALLGAAVVTAVSGVALSPAAPAQAADCPDIEVVFARGTNEAPGLGRVGNAFVESLRNKVGGRSVSSYAVNYPASYDFLAAANGANDASARVQWVMNNCPGTRLVLGGYSQGAAVMDVIAAVPVPAIGFNAPLPPNTPEHVAALAVFGNPSAKVGLPLTASPVWGGRAIDLCNPGDPVCTSGEDVAAHRAYDGGAVEQAAGFVAGLL; encoded by the coding sequence ATGTCTCGTTGCGCACTGCTGGGCGCAGCCGTCGTCACCGCCGTCAGCGGTGTCGCCCTCTCCCCGGCGGCGCCGGCCCAGGCCGCCGACTGCCCGGACATCGAAGTGGTGTTCGCCCGCGGAACGAACGAGGCCCCCGGTCTCGGTCGCGTCGGCAACGCGTTCGTCGAGTCGCTGCGCAACAAGGTGGGCGGGCGGTCGGTGAGCAGTTACGCGGTGAACTATCCGGCCAGCTACGACTTCCTGGCCGCCGCGAACGGCGCCAACGACGCCAGCGCCCGGGTCCAGTGGGTGATGAACAACTGCCCCGGCACCCGGCTGGTGCTCGGCGGATACTCCCAGGGTGCTGCGGTGATGGATGTCATCGCCGCGGTTCCGGTGCCGGCCATCGGCTTCAATGCCCCGCTGCCGCCGAATACGCCCGAGCATGTCGCCGCCCTCGCGGTGTTCGGCAACCCATCGGCCAAGGTAGGGCTTCCGCTCACCGCCAGCCCGGTCTGGGGTGGCCGCGCCATCGACCTGTGTAACCCCGGAGACCCGGTGTGCACCAGCGGCGAGGACGTCGCCGCCCACCGCGCCTACGACGGTGGCGCGGTGGAGCAGGCGGCCGGATTCGTCGCCGGCCTCCTCTGA